One Setaria viridis chromosome 5, Setaria_viridis_v4.0, whole genome shotgun sequence genomic region harbors:
- the LOC117854749 gene encoding fasciclin-like arabinogalactan protein 11: protein MARRIAVAAAAFLALAVVPAALAQAPGPAAAPSGPPNVTAILEKGGQYTTFMRLMKETQQDTQLNSQLNSSFGNGGSGYTVFAPTDNAFNNLKPGTLNSLTQQQQVSLVQGHVLPQFYSMDSFQTASNPVRTQASGRDGPYTLNITSDTNNQVNVSSGVVDVRISNALYSNKPLAVYSVDKVLLPMELFGAKAPAAAPTASEGKPKKGGSSDAASGPAGSDDSAPTGAASARAVGWSVAGLAAVLGYLL, encoded by the coding sequence ATGGCGAGGCGcatcgccgtggcggcggcggcgttcctgGCGCTGGCGGTGGTTCCCGCGGCGCTGGCGCAGGCGccgggccccgcggcggcgccgagcgggCCCCCCAACGTGACGGCGATCCTGGAGAAGGGCGGGCAGTACACGACGTTCATGCGGCTGATGAAGGAGACGCAGCAGGACACGCAGCTCAACAGCCAGCTCAACAGCTCCTTCGGcaacggcggcagcggctaCACGGTGTTCGCGCCCACCGACAACGCCTTCAACAACCTCAAGCCCGGCACGCTCAACTCCCtcacccagcagcagcaggtgtcGCTGGTGCAGGGCCACGTCCTGCCCCAGTTCTACAGCATGGACTCCTTCCAGACCGCCAGCAACCCCGTCCGCACCCAGGCCTCCGGCCGGGACGGGCCCTACACGCTCAACATCACCTCCGACACCAACAACCAGGTCAACGTCTCCTCCGGCGTCGTCGACGTCCGCATCAGCAACGCGCTCTACTCCAACAAGCCGCTCGCCGTCTACTCCGTCGACAAGGTGCTCCTGCCCATGGAGCTCTTCGGGGCCAAggcccctgccgccgcgcccaccgcgtCCGAGGGCAAGCCCAAGAAGGGCGGGTCCTCCGACGCCGCCTCTGGGCCCGCCGGCTCCGACGACTCCGCGCCCACGGGCGCCGCCAGCGCCAGGGCCGTCGGCTGGAGTGTCGCGGGCCTCGCCGCCGTTCTGGGCTACCTGCTGTGA